A window of uncultured Draconibacterium sp. contains these coding sequences:
- a CDS encoding bifunctional nuclease family protein, with protein sequence MHKIRLNILGLSVSQTQSGAYALVLAEENGERRIPIIIGPVEAQAIAIQLEGLKPPRPLTHDLIKNMALAFDIALLEVTIYKLEEGIFYSELLCEMDGKEIRIDSRTSDAVALALRFRCPIYTSEEILQKAGIVLEGEDEHSPVRSLMDEDDYNEPGSSSYAQYSTSELEELLNEAIQDEDYEKASVIRDELNKREK encoded by the coding sequence ATGCATAAAATACGCTTAAACATTTTAGGATTGTCAGTAAGTCAGACACAGTCAGGGGCTTACGCCTTGGTGTTGGCAGAGGAAAACGGAGAGCGAAGAATACCTATTATTATTGGACCTGTAGAAGCTCAGGCAATTGCAATTCAATTAGAGGGGTTAAAACCACCGCGTCCGCTCACGCACGATTTAATAAAAAATATGGCTCTGGCTTTCGACATTGCCTTGCTCGAAGTCACAATTTATAAATTGGAAGAAGGAATATTTTATTCCGAGTTGCTTTGCGAAATGGATGGAAAAGAAATTCGAATCGATTCGCGAACTTCGGATGCAGTGGCTTTGGCCTTGCGATTTCGTTGTCCGATTTATACTTCAGAGGAAATACTTCAAAAAGCAGGTATTGTTTTAGAAGGGGAGGACGAACATTCTCCGGTACGCAGTTTAATGGACGAGGACGATTACAACGAACCGGGTTCATCGTCGTATGCGCAGTATTCAACCAGTGAGTTGGAAGAATTATTAAACGAGGCAATTCAGGATGAAGATTACGAGAAAGCTTCGGTAATTCGCGATGAGCTGAACAAAAGAGAGAAGTAA
- a CDS encoding valine--tRNA ligase, translating into MSEKEIPSKYNPVEVEDKWYKYWMDNKYFHSTPDEREPYTIVIPPPNVTGVLHMGHMLNNTIQDILVRRARMTGKNACWVPGTDHASIATEAKVVNKLNAEGIDKYDLSRPEFLEHAWEWTHKHGGIILEQLKKLGASCDWDRTAFTMDEIRSESVIKVFVDLFNKGLVYRGVRMVNWDPAAKTALSDEEVIYKEMQGKLYYLKYKIVEEAPSDSPKGEEKKPQYQTARKSEYELLKKNAKELRRFSTEAESVLWEMVRANQLGEKFRRQHIINDIIVDFVCLEKKLVIEVDGGYHNKPEIQELDKLKTDILNELGYKIIRFTNEEVLGSIDTVLKSIQDVLNSPPSGEQEGASYVTIATTRPETILGDTAVCVNPADERFTHLKGKRVLVPLLNRSIPIIEDEYVDMEFGTGCLKITPAHDINDYEIGMKHNLPSIDIFNDNGTLSEKAEMYIGEDRFEVRKKIVPELEKAGNLAKVEDYTNKVGFSERTDVVIEPKLSAQWFLKMEELVKPALENVMNDNIQFHPPKFKNTYKHWMGNIKDWCISRQLWWGHQIPVYYLADGTFVCAETAEEALAMAKEKSGNAELTAADLKQDEDALDTWFSSWLWPISVFDGVNNPENEEIQYYYPSSDLVTAPDIIFFWVARMIIAGYEYRDEFPFKNVYFTGMVRDAQRRKMSKSLGNSPDPLDLIAKYGADGVRVGMLLCSPAGGDLLFDEGLTQQGAGFTTKIWNAFRLVKNWEVANDVEQPEHAKLAIEWFKNKLGEVVETLNAQFDSFRISEALMTVYTTVRDEFSGWLLEMVKPPYQKPIDAKTYAEVLDLFDQVLRLMHPFMPFITEEIWQLLEERSEGESIMISQLPKAGEYDKELLATFEDVKEAVSGIRKIRKDKNIAFKDTIELSAQKGDKGFDETFNSILIKLGNLSELTLVDEEVKGAASFRVKSSNFYIPLEGFIDVEEELKKLEEELKYTKGFLTSVMKKLGNERFVNNAPEAVVAKEKEKQADAESKIKVLEERIASMK; encoded by the coding sequence ATGAGCGAAAAGGAAATTCCGAGCAAGTACAACCCTGTTGAGGTTGAAGATAAGTGGTACAAATACTGGATGGACAATAAATACTTCCATTCAACACCCGATGAGCGTGAACCTTATACCATTGTAATTCCGCCACCAAACGTAACCGGTGTGTTGCACATGGGGCACATGCTTAACAATACTATTCAGGACATTCTGGTTCGTCGTGCGCGAATGACCGGTAAAAATGCCTGCTGGGTGCCGGGAACCGACCACGCATCAATTGCCACCGAAGCAAAAGTGGTAAATAAATTGAATGCTGAAGGAATTGACAAATACGACCTTTCGCGTCCCGAATTTTTGGAGCACGCCTGGGAGTGGACACACAAACACGGTGGAATTATTCTGGAGCAATTGAAAAAACTGGGTGCTTCGTGCGACTGGGACCGTACCGCATTTACCATGGACGAAATCCGCAGCGAATCGGTAATTAAAGTTTTTGTAGACTTGTTTAACAAAGGTTTGGTGTACCGTGGTGTGCGTATGGTAAACTGGGATCCGGCTGCAAAAACTGCCCTTTCCGACGAAGAGGTGATTTACAAAGAAATGCAGGGCAAACTTTACTACCTGAAATATAAAATTGTAGAGGAAGCCCCCTCTGACTCCCCCAAGGGGGAGGAAAAGAAGCCCCAATACCAGACTGCTCGTAAATCGGAATATGAGTTATTAAAAAAGAATGCAAAAGAACTACGTCGTTTTTCTACAGAAGCTGAAAGTGTATTGTGGGAAATGGTGAGAGCGAATCAATTGGGCGAAAAATTCAGAAGACAACACATTATAAACGATATTATTGTTGATTTTGTGTGCCTTGAAAAAAAGCTTGTAATTGAGGTTGATGGAGGGTATCATAATAAACCTGAAATTCAGGAATTGGATAAACTTAAAACTGACATTCTTAATGAACTAGGTTACAAAATTATTCGTTTTACGAATGAAGAAGTACTGGGAAGTATTGATACTGTTCTGAAATCTATTCAGGACGTTCTTAACTCTCCCCCCTCGGGGGAGCAGGAGGGGGCTTCATACGTAACCATTGCAACTACGCGTCCGGAAACGATATTGGGCGATACTGCCGTTTGTGTAAATCCGGCCGACGAACGTTTTACCCATTTAAAAGGAAAACGTGTTTTGGTGCCGCTTTTAAATCGTTCCATTCCGATTATTGAAGATGAATACGTTGACATGGAATTTGGTACAGGTTGTTTGAAAATAACACCTGCTCACGATATTAACGACTACGAAATTGGCATGAAACACAATCTTCCGTCGATCGATATTTTTAACGATAACGGAACTTTGAGCGAAAAAGCCGAAATGTATATCGGTGAAGACCGTTTCGAAGTGCGGAAGAAAATTGTACCGGAGCTTGAAAAAGCCGGTAATCTGGCTAAAGTTGAGGATTATACCAACAAAGTAGGTTTCTCTGAAAGGACTGATGTGGTGATCGAACCTAAACTTTCGGCGCAGTGGTTCCTGAAAATGGAAGAGCTGGTAAAACCTGCACTGGAGAATGTAATGAATGATAACATTCAGTTCCACCCTCCAAAATTTAAAAATACATACAAACACTGGATGGGCAACATTAAAGACTGGTGCATTAGCCGTCAGTTGTGGTGGGGCCATCAAATTCCGGTGTATTATTTGGCTGACGGTACTTTTGTGTGTGCCGAAACTGCTGAAGAGGCTTTGGCAATGGCAAAAGAAAAATCCGGCAATGCCGAATTAACCGCTGCCGATTTAAAACAAGACGAAGATGCTTTGGATACCTGGTTCTCGAGTTGGTTGTGGCCCATTTCGGTTTTCGATGGCGTAAATAATCCTGAAAACGAGGAGATACAATATTATTATCCTTCATCTGATTTGGTAACTGCCCCTGATATTATCTTTTTCTGGGTAGCCCGAATGATTATTGCCGGTTACGAATACCGCGACGAATTCCCGTTCAAAAATGTATATTTTACAGGAATGGTGCGCGATGCACAACGCCGCAAAATGTCGAAGTCGCTGGGTAACTCTCCCGATCCGCTCGACCTGATTGCAAAATACGGAGCCGATGGTGTTCGAGTAGGAATGTTACTTTGTTCGCCTGCCGGTGGCGATTTGTTGTTCGACGAAGGATTAACACAGCAGGGAGCCGGTTTTACAACAAAAATATGGAATGCTTTCCGACTGGTGAAAAACTGGGAAGTAGCCAACGATGTTGAACAACCGGAACACGCTAAACTGGCCATCGAATGGTTTAAAAACAAATTGGGCGAGGTGGTTGAAACTTTAAATGCTCAGTTCGACAGTTTCCGTATTTCGGAAGCATTAATGACCGTTTATACCACGGTTCGCGACGAGTTTTCGGGATGGTTACTCGAAATGGTAAAACCACCTTACCAAAAACCAATTGATGCAAAAACCTATGCGGAGGTCCTTGATTTGTTTGACCAGGTATTGCGTTTAATGCATCCGTTTATGCCGTTTATCACCGAAGAAATCTGGCAGTTGCTGGAAGAACGCAGTGAAGGCGAAAGTATAATGATCAGTCAGCTGCCAAAAGCAGGAGAATACGATAAAGAACTTCTGGCAACTTTCGAAGATGTGAAAGAAGCCGTTTCGGGAATTCGAAAAATCAGAAAAGATAAAAACATAGCGTTCAAAGATACCATCGAACTTTCGGCTCAAAAAGGCGACAAAGGTTTTGATGAAACTTTCAACAGCATTCTTATCAAACTCGGTAATCTTTCGGAATTGACTTTGGTTGATGAGGAAGTAAAAGGCGCCGCTTCGTTCCGGGTAAAATCTTCAAACTTTTACATTCCGCTTGAAGGATTTATCGATGTGGAAGAAGAGTTGAAAAAGCTGGAAGAAGAGTTGAAATACACCAAAGGATTTCTTACTTCGGTAATGAAAAAACTGGGCAACGAACGTTTTGTAAACAATGCTCCTGAAGCTGTGGTTGCCAAAGAAAAAGAAAAACAAGCCGATGCCGAATCCAAAATTAAAGTTTTGGAAGAACGTATTGCTTCAATGAAATAA
- a CDS encoding redoxin domain-containing protein, translating into MKRIMLTLVACTLITGVIFAEGNKIPLIGSKAPTFSANSTQGDIKFPNDFGKSWKILFSHPADFTPVCSSELLELANLQPTFDKLNVKIAIVSTDKVEVHKMWEAHLEELNYKSRGGQHINFPLFEDPDGKVSKTYGMLHEPTSTTKDIRGVFIIDDKDVVRSINFYPMQVGRNMEEIVRIVEALQLTDETQVLTPANWEKGDDVMVPHFPYTKAQLAENPEIEQEYYNVGNRMWFKKAEK; encoded by the coding sequence ATGAAACGAATTATGCTAACTTTAGTAGCTTGTACGCTCATCACAGGAGTGATTTTCGCGGAAGGCAACAAGATTCCTTTAATTGGATCAAAAGCACCAACTTTTAGTGCGAATTCTACACAGGGAGATATTAAATTCCCGAACGATTTTGGAAAGAGCTGGAAAATTCTTTTTAGCCATCCTGCCGATTTTACTCCGGTTTGTTCTTCCGAATTACTCGAACTGGCAAACTTACAACCTACTTTTGATAAGTTAAATGTAAAGATCGCCATCGTTTCCACCGATAAAGTAGAAGTTCATAAAATGTGGGAAGCACATTTGGAAGAACTGAACTACAAAAGCAGGGGCGGTCAACACATAAACTTTCCTCTGTTTGAAGATCCGGATGGAAAAGTTTCGAAAACTTACGGTATGCTTCACGAACCTACCAGCACAACCAAAGATATTCGGGGTGTATTTATTATCGACGACAAAGACGTAGTACGCTCAATTAATTTTTATCCGATGCAGGTAGGTCGTAATATGGAAGAAATTGTGCGCATTGTTGAAGCGTTACAACTTACCGACGAAACTCAGGTTTTAACTCCCGCCAACTGGGAAAAAGGAGACGATGTAATGGTTCCTCATTTCCCATATACAAAGGCACAATTGGCCGAAAATCCTGAAATTGAACAAGAATATTACAATGTAGGTAATCGGATGTGGTTCAAAAAAGCAGAGAAGTAA
- a CDS encoding HlyD family efflux transporter periplasmic adaptor subunit, producing MENKTRLFLIILITAVFSGSLVFFIFSNNKTASPDKTIPVQTAAEQPSSIKGTVQPENEILLLSPTRTTVKQAFKTPGSWVEEGELILELDSKSVKEDIERNRSQLASKRVSLEKIELSSKSIELDLAYNEEVKRLRITSLKTTLADQQRMLDAGGITPERINKTKQEIALAEKDLETLTQKNLIRVKQLAADAKSMQLQIDAQEKTLTEKSELLNELRIKAPSSGTILEMATTKGLRVDAGNILVRMSDLSTFKVVASANSSMEKNIQTGNQVVVIVNAEDVKGEIGLTTTINETNTIQFDVHLKAIDHSDLTLNQDVEIQLIGK from the coding sequence ATGGAAAACAAAACTCGGTTATTTCTCATCATCCTAATAACAGCTGTCTTTTCCGGCAGTTTGGTTTTTTTTATTTTTTCGAATAACAAAACAGCCTCACCGGATAAAACAATTCCGGTTCAAACAGCTGCCGAACAGCCTTCATCAATAAAAGGGACAGTACAACCCGAAAACGAAATTCTTTTGTTAAGCCCCACCCGAACCACCGTAAAACAGGCATTTAAAACACCCGGAAGTTGGGTTGAAGAAGGTGAACTAATACTTGAACTGGATAGCAAATCGGTAAAAGAAGACATTGAACGTAACCGGTCGCAACTGGCTTCGAAGCGGGTTTCGCTTGAAAAAATTGAATTAAGCAGCAAAAGTATTGAACTGGACCTGGCTTACAACGAAGAGGTGAAAAGACTGCGCATTACTTCCTTAAAAACAACACTAGCCGACCAGCAAAGAATGCTTGATGCAGGTGGAATTACCCCGGAAAGAATTAACAAAACCAAACAGGAAATTGCACTTGCCGAAAAAGATCTGGAAACTTTAACTCAAAAAAACTTAATACGTGTAAAACAATTGGCTGCTGATGCCAAAAGCATGCAACTCCAAATTGATGCTCAGGAGAAAACCCTGACAGAAAAAAGCGAATTGTTAAACGAATTGAGAATTAAAGCTCCCTCTTCCGGAACCATTCTTGAAATGGCCACAACCAAAGGGCTCCGTGTTGATGCAGGTAACATTCTGGTTCGAATGTCGGATTTAAGCACATTTAAAGTGGTTGCATCGGCAAATAGCTCGATGGAAAAAAACATTCAAACCGGAAATCAGGTTGTTGTTATTGTAAACGCTGAGGATGTTAAAGGCGAAATTGGACTAACTACTACAATCAACGAAACAAATACGATACAATTTGATGTGCATTTGAAAGCCATTGATCATTCCGACCTCACATTAAATCAGGATGTTGAAATTCAACTGATCGGCAAATAG
- a CDS encoding carboxypeptidase-like regulatory domain-containing protein, with translation MIKYLPLLFFLCIVWAAKAQDDEYIVDPMLIELKAEILSSGDSSGIPYANIILHRTHSGTITNGEGYFTLEMLNIDSLEVTSVGYEKTILKIPSYYTGFEVLTFYMKPVLYNVGEVTVEGEAQQLDYFEHGDPTDIDPTLRGDAFNKKPPVIAALVSPLSFMQYYGKREKRKRQVREDMSRMRNWEMHSENYNKEMVMKLTGVNEAYADTFMIWFNGQNVLPYTASEYQVRNAIIEYYKLFKIDYELE, from the coding sequence ATGATAAAATATTTACCTCTCTTGTTTTTTCTTTGTATTGTCTGGGCAGCAAAGGCACAGGATGATGAATACATAGTTGATCCGATGTTGATTGAACTAAAGGCTGAGATTTTAAGTTCGGGCGACAGTTCGGGCATTCCATATGCCAATATTATTTTACACCGAACGCACAGCGGAACCATAACAAATGGTGAAGGATATTTTACGCTCGAGATGTTAAATATCGATAGTCTGGAAGTTACATCAGTTGGATACGAAAAAACCATTTTAAAAATTCCATCGTATTACACGGGATTTGAAGTACTGACTTTTTATATGAAACCGGTGTTGTACAATGTGGGCGAGGTTACTGTTGAAGGCGAGGCGCAGCAACTTGACTATTTTGAGCATGGAGATCCTACCGATATTGATCCAACACTTCGCGGCGACGCATTCAATAAAAAACCGCCGGTGATAGCTGCGCTAGTTAGCCCGTTATCGTTTATGCAGTATTACGGTAAACGCGAAAAGCGGAAACGCCAGGTAAGAGAAGATATGTCTAGGATGCGAAATTGGGAAATGCATTCAGAGAATTACAACAAAGAAATGGTGATGAAACTTACCGGAGTAAATGAAGCTTACGCCGATACTTTTATGATTTGGTTTAACGGACAAAATGTATTGCCTTATACTGCATCCGAATACCAGGTTCGGAATGCAATTATTGAATATTACAAGCTGTTTAAGATCGATTATGAGTTAGAATAA
- a CDS encoding ammonium transporter — translation MMFDKGLTTFMIVATSLVMLMTPGLAFFYGGLGCKKNILSIMMQSFVSLGITTILWIAFGYSMCFSGTLAGGTDFFGIIGNFDKAFLHGVTASTPLSPERNFPEYIFVAYQMMFAIITPALITGAFINRVTFKSYVIFLVLWQIFVYYPFVHMVWGGGILQEWGVLDFAGGITVHATAGFAALASVFFVGARAEKNTGPNNIPLVAIGTSLLWFGWYGFNAGSELDVDAITAQAFLNTDVSASVAAITWLTIEWTTGRKRPTFIGLMTGAVAGLATITPAAGFVTLETAFIIGIAAGIVCYQAVKFVERQRWDDALDVWGVHGIGGVLGTIMLGLFATKSVNANGAVGLFMGGGVSFFLKQIVAIILASAWGFAFTLGVLKLINKFVPVKVGRMDEIKGLDFGYHGEVARQ, via the coding sequence ATGATGTTCGACAAAGGTTTAACCACTTTTATGATTGTTGCCACCAGTTTGGTAATGTTGATGACCCCGGGACTGGCTTTTTTTTATGGCGGTTTGGGATGTAAAAAAAATATTCTAAGCATTATGATGCAGAGTTTTGTGTCGCTTGGGATAACCACAATTTTATGGATTGCATTTGGCTATTCCATGTGTTTCAGTGGAACACTGGCTGGTGGAACGGATTTTTTCGGAATTATCGGAAACTTCGATAAAGCATTTTTGCACGGAGTTACTGCAAGCACACCTTTGTCGCCCGAAAGAAATTTTCCGGAGTATATTTTTGTGGCTTACCAAATGATGTTTGCGATTATAACACCCGCACTTATAACCGGTGCATTTATCAATCGTGTAACCTTTAAATCATACGTTATCTTTTTAGTGCTTTGGCAAATATTTGTGTATTATCCGTTTGTGCACATGGTTTGGGGAGGCGGAATTTTGCAGGAATGGGGAGTTCTTGACTTTGCAGGAGGAATAACCGTGCATGCAACAGCAGGTTTTGCCGCGTTGGCTTCCGTATTTTTTGTGGGGGCCCGAGCAGAAAAAAATACAGGCCCAAATAATATTCCGCTGGTAGCCATTGGCACAAGTCTGCTTTGGTTTGGCTGGTACGGATTTAATGCCGGAAGCGAATTAGACGTTGATGCCATTACTGCACAAGCGTTTTTAAATACCGACGTATCGGCATCGGTGGCCGCCATTACCTGGCTAACCATTGAGTGGACTACCGGAAGAAAAAGACCGACTTTTATCGGCTTAATGACAGGTGCAGTTGCCGGTTTGGCAACCATAACTCCGGCTGCCGGTTTTGTTACGCTTGAAACTGCATTTATAATCGGTATTGCTGCAGGTATTGTGTGTTATCAGGCTGTAAAATTTGTGGAACGCCAGCGTTGGGACGATGCTCTTGATGTTTGGGGAGTTCACGGAATTGGCGGAGTGCTTGGAACTATAATGCTTGGTTTATTTGCTACAAAATCGGTGAATGCCAATGGTGCAGTTGGCCTTTTTATGGGAGGTGGCGTAAGTTTCTTCCTGAAACAAATTGTGGCAATTATTCTTGCATCGGCCTGGGGATTTGCTTTTACTCTTGGAGTACTGAAGTTGATCAATAAGTTTGTACCGGTTAAAGTGGGTAGAATGGACGAAATTAAAGGGCTCGACTTTGGTTATCACGGCGAGGTGGCCCGACAATAA
- a CDS encoding carboxypeptidase-like regulatory domain-containing protein, giving the protein MMKRLTIFLFVFAISVFTFAQDGSKVVHTIKGKVVEESSNRPVSYTNIGLEGTFYGTASDSAGNFELKIPEELVDKSIYFSAVGFKNKQFPVNTLFSKTFNVVKLQAQSYGVDEVDIAAQNMVLIRILRMASEDIKYNYGAGPFNLHCSYSNERTVNDQVQSPKIASVLLYDSNGYSQVSKSDAFTSRKYSVSKEQGNDDYRFSSSLTNIDDLLELDWVRSASAVLNPALLEEYQLSLESQPTIDGKEYWVIAFSQKNPSFEGSGDYYASQFSGKITINKVDYSVLKIEGKVVSPKNNRQGRGLAIGSSNTNYLTDVSYSFTVEYKNLLLNTISLNKNYRYKGETVNEQSVLKVDRAHSNNLTTLNTRDYFPGE; this is encoded by the coding sequence ATGATGAAAAGATTAACTATATTTTTATTTGTATTCGCCATTTCGGTTTTCACTTTTGCACAAGATGGCAGTAAAGTAGTTCATACCATAAAAGGTAAAGTAGTTGAAGAATCGAGTAACCGCCCGGTATCGTATACCAACATTGGTTTGGAAGGAACATTTTACGGAACCGCCAGCGATAGTGCCGGTAATTTTGAATTAAAGATTCCGGAAGAATTGGTTGACAAATCCATTTATTTTTCGGCAGTGGGATTTAAAAACAAGCAGTTTCCGGTGAACACGCTTTTTAGTAAAACATTTAATGTGGTAAAATTGCAGGCACAATCGTATGGCGTTGATGAAGTGGACATTGCCGCGCAAAACATGGTATTGATCCGCATTTTAAGAATGGCTTCGGAAGATATTAAATACAATTACGGAGCCGGACCTTTTAATTTACACTGCAGTTACAGCAACGAGAGAACCGTGAATGACCAGGTGCAAAGTCCAAAAATTGCTTCTGTTTTGTTGTATGATAGTAACGGGTATTCGCAAGTTTCAAAATCGGATGCATTTACATCGCGAAAATATTCGGTAAGCAAAGAACAAGGCAACGATGATTACCGGTTTTCAAGCAGCCTGACTAATATTGACGATTTGCTGGAACTGGACTGGGTACGTTCGGCATCGGCTGTTTTAAATCCGGCTTTGCTCGAAGAGTATCAATTGTCGCTCGAAAGCCAGCCAACAATTGATGGAAAGGAATACTGGGTAATTGCATTTAGTCAGAAGAATCCAAGTTTTGAAGGCTCGGGCGATTATTATGCTTCTCAATTTTCAGGAAAAATTACAATTAATAAAGTTGATTATTCAGTATTAAAAATTGAAGGGAAAGTAGTTTCTCCAAAAAATAACCGACAGGGAAGAGGATTGGCAATTGGAAGTTCGAACACAAATTACTTAACGGATGTTTCGTATTCTTTCACAGTTGAGTATAAAAACCTGCTGTTGAATACAATATCGTTAAATAAAAATTATAGGTACAAGGGAGAAACCGTGAACGAACAATCAGTTTTAAAAGTGGATCGGGCGCACTCCAATAACCTGACAACTTTAAATACCCGCGATTATTTTCCGGGAGAATAA
- a CDS encoding sigma-70 family RNA polymerase sigma factor: MTPQKPNKKDFSTLIEKNQSIIHKITMVYTNGWTDREDLFQEICLQLWKSYPNFREDAKITTWMYRVALNTAISTIRRNSKAPSFEPLRDFDRIDDETQNDKEQLQTLYNAISKLNRIDKAIILLWLEEKSYDEIAAIMGTSKKNVSVKLVRIKRKLEELITNTEIQKP, translated from the coding sequence ATGACACCACAAAAACCAAATAAGAAAGATTTTAGCACACTGATTGAAAAGAACCAGTCCATTATTCACAAAATAACCATGGTTTACACAAATGGCTGGACTGATCGCGAAGACCTTTTCCAGGAGATTTGCCTGCAGCTCTGGAAATCGTATCCCAATTTTAGGGAAGATGCGAAAATTACTACCTGGATGTACCGAGTTGCACTAAACACCGCCATTAGCACCATCCGACGAAACAGCAAAGCACCTTCTTTTGAACCGCTCCGCGACTTTGACCGAATTGACGATGAAACACAAAACGACAAGGAACAGCTTCAAACTTTGTACAACGCTATTTCAAAATTAAACCGAATCGACAAGGCCATAATTTTACTTTGGCTCGAAGAAAAAAGCTACGATGAAATTGCAGCAATTATGGGAACATCGAAAAAAAATGTGAGTGTAAAGTTGGTGCGAATTAAACGCAAACTGGAGGAACTAATTACAAACACAGAAATACAAAAGCCATGA
- a CDS encoding nucleoside transporter C-terminal domain-containing protein has protein sequence MKYVIALLVVVTGIFFFQPAIAGVADAGQEVVEQVVQHSDKSNILLSKERQTPFSIFTLMRGLLGMAVLLAIGFIFSSDRKNIPWRTVGVGLLIQVLLALGVLYVPIVQVGFEFFGRIFVKILDFTKEGSTFLLGGLMDADTYGYIFLFQVLPTIIFFSALTSLLFYWGIIQKVVYGLAWVFTKALKISGAEALSVAGNIFLGQTESPLMIKAYLDKMSKSEILLVMTGGMATLAGGVLAAYIALLGGDDPVLRLEFAKHLLTASVMAAPAAIIFSKMLVPPTEEINKEIEVSKDKIGSNVLDAISNGTTEGVKLAVNVGAMLLAFIAFIAMFNFIIGKVGDWTHLNGVIADITDGKYNELSLQFILGYTFAPLMWLIGVCPEDIAAVGRLLGEKLILTEFIGYVSLADLKAAGVFAETKSIIMATYILCGFANFSSIGIQIGGIGALAPKRRVLLSQYGVKALLAGTLASLMSATIIGMILG, from the coding sequence ATGAAATACGTAATAGCCTTGCTGGTAGTAGTTACCGGCATTTTCTTTTTTCAGCCTGCAATCGCTGGTGTTGCAGATGCAGGTCAGGAAGTTGTAGAACAAGTTGTGCAACACAGCGACAAATCAAATATTTTACTTTCGAAAGAAAGACAAACGCCATTTTCAATTTTTACACTAATGCGTGGTTTGCTGGGGATGGCTGTTTTGTTGGCTATTGGTTTTATTTTTAGTTCCGATCGGAAAAATATTCCCTGGCGTACGGTAGGCGTGGGATTGTTAATTCAGGTATTGCTTGCGCTGGGAGTGTTGTATGTGCCAATCGTTCAGGTTGGGTTTGAATTTTTTGGACGTATTTTTGTCAAAATTCTTGACTTTACAAAAGAGGGAAGTACTTTTTTACTTGGCGGATTAATGGATGCCGATACATACGGTTACATTTTTCTTTTTCAAGTGCTTCCTACTATTATCTTTTTCTCGGCACTTACCAGCCTTTTGTTTTACTGGGGGATTATTCAAAAAGTAGTTTACGGACTGGCATGGGTATTTACAAAAGCCCTCAAAATTTCGGGAGCAGAAGCTTTGTCGGTTGCCGGTAATATATTTTTGGGTCAAACCGAATCGCCACTGATGATTAAAGCTTATCTCGATAAAATGAGCAAGTCGGAAATTTTGCTGGTAATGACAGGTGGAATGGCCACACTTGCCGGAGGAGTTTTGGCGGCTTACATTGCATTACTTGGCGGCGACGATCCTGTGTTGCGTCTCGAGTTTGCCAAACATTTGCTTACCGCCTCGGTTATGGCAGCGCCCGCCGCTATCATTTTCTCAAAAATGCTGGTTCCTCCTACCGAAGAAATTAATAAGGAAATTGAAGTAAGTAAAGATAAAATTGGAAGTAACGTACTCGATGCTATTTCTAACGGTACTACCGAAGGAGTAAAATTAGCTGTAAATGTGGGCGCCATGTTGCTTGCTTTTATTGCTTTTATTGCCATGTTTAACTTTATAATTGGTAAAGTTGGCGACTGGACTCATTTGAATGGTGTGATTGCAGATATTACAGATGGAAAATACAACGAACTTTCACTTCAGTTTATTCTGGGGTATACCTTTGCTCCACTAATGTGGTTGATTGGTGTTTGTCCCGAAGATATAGCTGCCGTTGGCCGCTTGCTGGGTGAAAAACTTATTCTTACCGAATTTATTGGTTATGTAAGTTTGGCCGATTTAAAAGCTGCCGGAGTATTTGCCGAAACCAAGTCTATTATTATGGCAACTTATATATTGTGTGGTTTTGCCAACTTCTCATCCATCGGAATTCAGATAGGTGGTATTGGTGCACTTGCTCCCAAACGTAGAGTTTTACTCTCTCAGTATGGCGTGAAAGCATTATTGGCCGGTACACTTGCTTCGTTAATGAGTGCTACAATTATTGGTATGATATTGGGCTGA